A region of Polyangiaceae bacterium DNA encodes the following proteins:
- a CDS encoding Uma2 family endonuclease encodes MAQAHVTPRRLSRAEYDRMAQLGFFRDERVELIRGMVVKMSPIGPPHASIVDRLTRVLVRALGERALVRIQQPLLAFDESEPEPDVAVVREGSYFERHPDSAYLVIEVAETSLDYDRDTKGPLYAASNVDEYWVIDVAARAIELYTDAEGGRFTRVRRVVAGGTATPHAFPDLVVEVEKLFG; translated from the coding sequence ATGGCCCAGGCGCACGTCACTCCCCGTCGGCTCTCGCGCGCCGAGTACGACCGCATGGCTCAGCTCGGCTTCTTTCGCGACGAACGGGTGGAGTTGATCCGCGGTATGGTCGTGAAGATGTCGCCCATCGGGCCGCCCCACGCCAGCATCGTCGATAGGCTGACCCGCGTGCTGGTGCGTGCGCTCGGCGAACGAGCGCTGGTGCGCATCCAACAGCCGCTGCTCGCGTTCGACGAGTCCGAGCCGGAGCCGGATGTGGCGGTCGTGCGAGAGGGCAGCTACTTCGAGCGACACCCCGATTCGGCCTACCTGGTCATCGAGGTGGCCGAGACGTCGCTCGACTACGACCGCGACACCAAAGGTCCGCTCTACGCCGCCTCCAACGTGGACGAGTACTGGGTGATTGACGTGGCCGCGCGGGCGATCGAGCTCTACACCGACGCTGAGGGCGGTCGATTCACCCGCGTCCGACGCGTGGTGGCAGGCGGCACGGCCACTCCACACGCGTTCCCCGATCTGGTCGTCGAGGTCGAGAAGCTCTTCGGCTGA
- a CDS encoding low molecular weight phosphotyrosine protein phosphatase, whose translation MPAVRVCFVCLGNICRSPTAEGVMRHLLEREGLGAQVEVDSAGTAAYHSGEPPDRRAAAAARARGIAVGGAARQFRKPDWERFDYVLAMDRDNFDDLRRSAPAHHHEKLFLLRQFDPSAPKHASVPDPYYGGDEGFEEVLDLCEAACRGLIGHLRERHGL comes from the coding sequence ATGCCCGCCGTTCGCGTCTGTTTCGTCTGCCTCGGGAACATCTGTCGCTCACCGACCGCGGAAGGGGTGATGCGCCACCTGCTCGAGCGCGAAGGGCTCGGGGCGCAGGTCGAGGTGGACAGTGCCGGGACCGCCGCCTACCACAGCGGCGAGCCGCCGGATCGGCGGGCGGCGGCAGCCGCGCGAGCTCGCGGCATCGCAGTCGGTGGGGCCGCCCGGCAGTTCCGCAAACCGGACTGGGAGCGCTTCGACTACGTGCTGGCGATGGACCGCGACAACTTCGACGACCTCCGCCGCAGCGCTCCGGCACACCACCACGAGAAGCTGTTCCTGCTCCGGCAGTTCGACCCGAGCGCTCCCAAGCATGCCAGCGTGCCGGACCCTTACTACGGCGGCGACGAAGGCTTCGAGGAGGTGCTGGATCTGTGCGAAGCCGCCTGTCGCGGGTTGATCGGACACCTGCGCGAGCGCCACGGTCTGTGA
- a CDS encoding PQQ-binding-like beta-propeller repeat protein — MLRRLVVICAAAALSCAATPGPAPRPPPAPATARDKPLSPEPPAAKPGEAPLPTRCERASSKLALADALGSQGYAARARRLSEQAAALCPDKQRAARALLERDAAALVAAGKGIAATADALWAASRSASAAGDLPKARRLASLAAARFEQEGARVSTWTGVASVSAMALSRDGSSLLGRGEGGELLILDTKRLEPRVFLGELSASVEAAQFSPDGRTVALLERGSVVLYDTASGAQGKRLEWAEQPIQAFAFSVDGASVFTGARSGFDAVLRRFDVRTGDSAGEVVLPKVGSISALAVSPDGGTLAVASDRDVLTTFDAKKLTKLKVLGKAPQGVSATVLAFSPTGDRLASVSAATALDVWDVATGKALSHATLDRPWRATVLGFSGDGKRIRTTGGTWGEALADFDAATGQPLSSKTLPSGEQVLSPDAAVVAVSTRSGGLAIVDASSGKVTLERSRAPQRVEALAAADGHLALARVVRESGNDHVEVFVVGPRAEPARFFSVPGYKATLALSRFGQRLAGNFGGKSVRAWDVASGKPLELPDAPEWVDALHFAGTDTLRGAGGPFELQLFSLGFGDAAWRTEHKLRRGRRVLGLSDSRAATMTEDALLVLDVGKSAPLRLSPEKDTRALALSHDGKVLILVSARGTERMALPRGAPRELLSSRCTDGPAAVSADGTVVVARCSYKELALFAASGRVTRQAEAGHLALSPDGRVVVTERDGRVRIAGQDLKPRVTLELSALPGGVIARADSGELERFGQGSESDRPFCRAGKRAFPFELCEDVAYRDHLVLDALLGAP; from the coding sequence ATGCTGCGCCGGCTGGTCGTGATCTGCGCCGCAGCCGCTCTGAGCTGTGCCGCGACACCGGGCCCGGCTCCGAGGCCGCCGCCCGCGCCGGCCACGGCACGCGACAAGCCGCTCTCGCCCGAGCCACCCGCGGCCAAGCCCGGCGAGGCGCCGCTCCCGACGCGCTGCGAGCGGGCAAGCTCGAAGCTCGCGCTCGCCGACGCGCTGGGCTCGCAGGGATACGCCGCGCGGGCCAGGCGCCTTTCGGAGCAAGCCGCGGCGCTGTGTCCAGACAAGCAGCGGGCCGCGCGCGCGCTCCTGGAGCGCGACGCCGCCGCGCTCGTGGCGGCGGGCAAGGGCATCGCGGCGACTGCGGACGCGCTCTGGGCGGCCTCTCGATCGGCGAGCGCGGCCGGGGATCTGCCCAAAGCGCGCCGCCTGGCCTCCCTCGCTGCGGCGCGCTTCGAGCAGGAAGGCGCAAGAGTCTCGACCTGGACCGGCGTCGCGAGCGTGTCGGCCATGGCGCTGTCGCGGGACGGCTCGAGCTTGCTCGGCAGAGGTGAGGGCGGCGAGCTCCTGATTCTGGACACCAAGCGCCTGGAGCCGCGGGTCTTCCTGGGTGAGCTCTCGGCCTCGGTGGAGGCAGCGCAGTTCTCGCCCGACGGGCGCACGGTGGCGCTGCTCGAACGCGGCAGCGTCGTGCTCTACGACACGGCGAGCGGCGCCCAGGGCAAGAGGCTCGAGTGGGCCGAACAGCCCATCCAGGCCTTTGCGTTTTCGGTGGACGGCGCCAGCGTGTTCACCGGCGCCCGCTCCGGCTTCGACGCGGTGCTCCGGCGCTTCGACGTCCGGACTGGCGACTCGGCGGGCGAAGTGGTGTTGCCGAAGGTGGGTTCGATCAGCGCGCTCGCCGTGTCGCCGGACGGCGGGACGCTGGCGGTGGCTTCGGACCGCGACGTCTTGACGACGTTCGACGCCAAGAAGCTGACGAAGCTGAAGGTGCTGGGCAAGGCGCCCCAGGGCGTCTCCGCGACGGTGCTCGCGTTTTCGCCGACGGGGGATCGCCTGGCGTCGGTGTCCGCCGCGACGGCGCTCGACGTCTGGGACGTCGCCACCGGCAAGGCGCTGAGCCACGCGACCCTCGATCGCCCGTGGCGCGCGACGGTCCTGGGATTTTCCGGCGACGGCAAGCGGATCCGCACCACCGGCGGCACCTGGGGCGAGGCGCTGGCGGACTTCGACGCGGCCACGGGTCAGCCCCTCTCGTCCAAGACGCTGCCGAGCGGCGAGCAGGTGTTGTCACCGGACGCCGCCGTGGTCGCGGTGAGCACACGAAGCGGCGGTCTCGCGATCGTCGATGCGTCGTCCGGCAAGGTCACGCTGGAACGCAGCCGCGCGCCCCAGCGCGTCGAGGCCCTCGCCGCTGCGGACGGTCACCTGGCCCTGGCGCGCGTCGTGCGCGAGAGCGGCAACGACCACGTCGAGGTCTTCGTGGTCGGCCCGCGCGCGGAGCCTGCGCGCTTCTTCAGCGTGCCCGGCTACAAGGCCACGCTGGCGCTCTCCCGCTTCGGGCAGCGCCTCGCCGGCAACTTCGGCGGCAAGAGCGTCCGCGCCTGGGACGTCGCGAGCGGCAAGCCCCTCGAGCTGCCGGACGCGCCAGAGTGGGTGGACGCGCTGCACTTCGCCGGAACCGACACGCTGCGGGGCGCCGGCGGTCCGTTCGAGCTCCAGCTCTTCTCCCTCGGCTTCGGCGACGCGGCCTGGCGCACCGAGCACAAGCTCCGGCGCGGGCGTCGCGTCCTCGGGTTGTCGGACTCCCGCGCGGCCACCATGACCGAAGACGCGCTCCTGGTGCTCGACGTCGGCAAGAGCGCGCCGCTCAGGCTGAGCCCCGAGAAGGACACCCGGGCGCTCGCCCTCTCGCACGACGGCAAGGTCCTGATCCTGGTCTCGGCGCGCGGGACCGAGCGCATGGCTCTGCCCCGCGGCGCGCCACGAGAGCTGCTGTCGAGCCGCTGCACCGACGGCCCTGCCGCCGTGTCCGCGGACGGCACGGTGGTGGTCGCGCGCTGCTCCTACAAGGAGCTCGCGCTCTTCGCGGCGTCCGGCAGGGTGACCCGACAGGCCGAGGCGGGCCACCTGGCGCTGTCGCCCGACGGGCGCGTCGTCGTGACGGAGCGCGACGGACGCGTGCGCATCGCCGGCCAGGACCTCAAGCCCCGGGTCACTCTCGAGCTGTCGGCGCTGCCCGGCGGCGTGATCGCTCGCGCCGACAGCGGCGAGCTCGAACGCTTCGGCCAGGGGTCGGAGAGCGATCGCCCGTTCTGCCGCGCCGGCAAGCGCGCTTTCCCGTTCGAGCTGTGCGAGGACGTGGCCTACCGGGATCACCTGGTGCTGGACGCGCTCCTGGGCGCCCCCTAG
- a CDS encoding S46 family peptidase, with amino-acid sequence MGCRSTLAPCFALIVLAGCSDRPAASPAAAPLPAASASTPAPGPKAARPEFENPGGMWLPKQLEAHVETLQKLGLELDPKKLADPMAYPLGAVVSLGGCSASFVSPEGLIVTNHHCVTGALGYNSTPEQNLLKNGYLAKSRAEEKWNGPTARVYVTQALSDVTDFVRSGLEQIKDDKKRHETIESREKELIAKCEKQPNVRCDLASYFGGGQYLLIEKLEIKDVRLVYAPHEGVGNFGGEIDNWRWPRHGGDFAFLRAYVGKDGKPADHSPDNVPYQPRMHLRLAERGLGPGDLVFVAGYPGRTMRLSTAEETAEAVEWYYPKRIRLFEDYLALIEKLGKEDPDVAIKARPTERGLANALTYTKGSLEGLTKGGAAELRKKREVALSTWIGADAERQKRFGEVLPRLEKHFAERKKHRELGYALSEVERMSSLVGAAHTIVRMAEERPKADAQRKPEFQQRNWQRIEQEQQALEKRYSRKLDSAMLRLALGRIAKHADENAKKRVLPVFLGKAEPSEKNIEAAVERLYKETKLEDTKTRLELVKKAKTAELGASKDPFIRLGLALRPLFKERDDRSDAESGALALIRPLYVAALREHAPTPVAPDANGTLRVTYGTVRGYRPTPEAPVFTPFTTAKELVAKATGKEPFDAPPRLVELAKSGKNGPYADPTLGGLPVDFLADLDITGGNSGSPTLNARGELVGLAFDGNYEAMASDWVFMPDITRSIHVDLRFMTWVMDAVDGADHLLREMGKKPAL; translated from the coding sequence ATGGGGTGTCGATCGACTCTCGCGCCGTGTTTCGCTCTGATCGTCCTGGCTGGCTGCAGCGACAGGCCGGCCGCGTCCCCGGCTGCCGCGCCGCTACCGGCGGCGAGCGCCTCCACGCCCGCGCCCGGGCCCAAGGCGGCGCGACCCGAGTTCGAGAACCCGGGCGGCATGTGGCTGCCGAAGCAGCTCGAGGCCCACGTCGAGACGCTCCAGAAGCTCGGCCTCGAGCTCGATCCGAAGAAGCTCGCGGACCCCATGGCCTATCCGCTCGGCGCGGTGGTCAGCCTGGGTGGTTGCTCCGCCAGCTTCGTCTCCCCGGAGGGGCTCATCGTCACCAACCACCACTGCGTGACCGGTGCCCTCGGCTACAACTCCACGCCGGAACAAAACCTGCTCAAGAACGGCTACCTGGCAAAGTCGCGCGCCGAAGAGAAGTGGAACGGTCCCACGGCTCGCGTCTACGTGACGCAAGCCCTGAGCGACGTCACCGACTTCGTGCGCTCGGGCCTCGAGCAGATCAAGGACGACAAGAAGCGGCACGAGACCATCGAGAGCCGCGAGAAGGAGCTGATCGCCAAGTGCGAGAAGCAGCCGAACGTGCGCTGCGATCTGGCCAGCTATTTCGGCGGCGGCCAGTACCTCTTGATCGAGAAGCTCGAGATCAAGGACGTGCGCCTGGTGTACGCGCCGCACGAAGGCGTCGGCAACTTCGGCGGCGAGATCGACAACTGGCGCTGGCCGCGCCACGGCGGTGATTTCGCGTTCTTGCGGGCCTACGTCGGCAAAGACGGCAAGCCCGCCGACCATTCGCCGGACAACGTGCCGTACCAGCCGCGCATGCACCTGCGGCTGGCCGAGCGGGGGCTCGGCCCCGGCGACCTGGTGTTCGTCGCGGGCTACCCCGGGCGGACCATGCGCCTGTCCACCGCGGAGGAGACTGCGGAGGCCGTCGAGTGGTACTACCCGAAGCGCATCCGCCTGTTCGAGGACTACCTCGCCCTGATCGAGAAGCTCGGGAAGGAAGACCCGGACGTGGCCATCAAGGCGCGGCCCACGGAGCGAGGGCTCGCCAACGCGCTCACCTACACCAAGGGGTCGCTCGAGGGCCTGACGAAAGGCGGCGCCGCGGAGCTGCGCAAGAAGCGTGAGGTGGCCCTCTCGACCTGGATAGGCGCGGACGCCGAGCGGCAGAAGCGCTTCGGCGAGGTGCTGCCTCGGCTGGAGAAGCACTTCGCAGAGCGGAAGAAGCACCGCGAGCTCGGCTACGCGTTGAGCGAGGTCGAGCGCATGTCGAGCCTGGTCGGCGCCGCGCACACCATCGTGCGTATGGCCGAGGAGCGTCCCAAGGCGGACGCGCAGCGCAAGCCGGAGTTCCAGCAGCGCAACTGGCAGCGCATCGAGCAGGAGCAGCAGGCGCTCGAGAAGCGCTACTCGCGGAAGCTCGACAGCGCCATGCTGCGGCTGGCGCTCGGGCGGATCGCCAAGCACGCGGACGAGAACGCCAAGAAGCGCGTCCTGCCCGTCTTCCTGGGCAAGGCCGAGCCGAGCGAGAAGAACATCGAGGCAGCGGTCGAGCGTCTGTACAAGGAGACCAAGCTCGAAGACACCAAGACCCGGCTCGAGCTCGTCAAGAAGGCCAAGACGGCCGAGCTCGGCGCGAGCAAGGACCCGTTCATCCGGCTCGGGCTGGCGCTCCGGCCGTTGTTCAAGGAGCGCGACGACCGCTCCGACGCCGAGAGCGGCGCGCTCGCCCTGATCCGCCCGCTCTACGTGGCGGCGCTCCGGGAGCACGCGCCGACCCCCGTCGCCCCGGACGCGAACGGGACGCTGCGAGTGACCTACGGCACGGTGCGCGGCTACCGCCCCACGCCTGAGGCGCCCGTCTTCACGCCGTTCACCACGGCCAAGGAGCTGGTCGCGAAGGCGACCGGCAAGGAGCCGTTCGATGCGCCGCCGCGCCTGGTCGAGCTGGCGAAGTCGGGGAAGAATGGCCCCTACGCGGACCCGACTCTGGGCGGGCTGCCCGTGGACTTCCTGGCCGACCTCGACATCACCGGCGGCAACAGCGGCTCACCCACGCTGAACGCGCGCGGCGAGCTGGTGGGTCTGGCTTTCGACGGCAACTACGAGGCCATGGCCAGCGACTGGGTGTTCATGCCGGACATCACCCGCAGCATCCACGTGGATCTGCGCTTCATGACCTGGGTGATGGATGCCGTGGACGGCGCGGATCACCTGCTGAGAGAGATGGGGAAGAAGCCGGCGCTCTGA
- a CDS encoding type II toxin-antitoxin system VapC family toxin, whose translation MRFLVEDDAHQSKRAGQLFRRALAKGERLFISDVVLCEVVWVLEGAYRVPRGEIAALRLDLARAKQVQLGDADIVHRALTAFQAGKGDFAAYVIRERALEAGCSALATFEKKLWAEAGFEKV comes from the coding sequence GTGAGGTTCCTCGTTGAGGACGACGCCCATCAGTCGAAGCGCGCCGGGCAGCTGTTCCGCCGGGCGCTCGCCAAGGGTGAACGGCTCTTCATCTCCGACGTGGTCTTGTGTGAGGTCGTCTGGGTGCTCGAGGGGGCCTATCGCGTGCCCCGCGGGGAGATCGCGGCGCTCCGGCTCGATCTTGCCCGCGCCAAGCAGGTCCAGCTGGGTGATGCCGACATCGTTCATCGTGCGCTCACCGCATTCCAGGCCGGCAAGGGCGACTTCGCCGCCTACGTCATTCGAGAACGTGCCCTCGAAGCGGGGTGCTCCGCGCTCGCCACCTTCGAGAAGAAGCTCTGGGCAGAGGCCGGGTTCGAGAAGGTATGA
- the greB gene encoding transcription elongation factor GreB: MATYLTPEGAKKYQEELKNLLHVERPRVVQEVSDAAAQGDRSENAEYIYGKKRLREIDRRIRFLTKKLDSAVVVKRDEAAHQSVYFGATVEVEDEDGQRKRYRIVGPDEVNPAAGTISFKSPLGTALMKRKVGDVVTVRRPAGEVELQICSISYE; this comes from the coding sequence ATGGCGACCTACCTCACGCCCGAAGGTGCGAAGAAGTACCAGGAAGAGCTCAAGAACCTGCTGCACGTCGAGAGGCCGCGGGTGGTGCAAGAAGTGTCGGACGCCGCGGCGCAGGGCGACCGCTCCGAGAACGCGGAGTACATCTACGGCAAGAAGCGCCTGCGCGAGATCGACCGCCGCATCCGCTTCTTGACCAAGAAGCTCGACTCGGCGGTGGTGGTCAAACGCGACGAGGCCGCGCACCAGTCGGTGTACTTCGGGGCCACCGTCGAGGTCGAGGACGAAGACGGCCAGCGCAAGCGCTACCGCATCGTCGGCCCCGACGAGGTCAACCCCGCCGCGGGGACCATCAGCTTCAAGAGCCCCCTCGGCACCGCGCTGATGAAGCGGAAGGTCGGCGACGTGGTGACGGTGCGGCGCCCGGCCGGCGAGGTCGAGCTTCAGATCTGCTCGATCAGCTACGAGTGA
- a CDS encoding DUF2330 domain-containing protein — translation MRAWARVCLGLSVLAAAGSAPSRAEACGGTFCDQAPPGQPPMPVDQTGENVLFVMQNGFVEAHIQIQYQGDPARFAWIIPIPVEPELSVGSQLLFTNLMNGTVPTFTTTNSFQSCGSDTSSGSSSAGCAMSSADSAGGSFVPSSGAGGAGPNTKAPTIVGRQAVGNFETLTLKPTDAKGMLDWLVQNNYDADQADAEPILKEYIDKKYVFVALKLQPNTGVDEIHPIVVRYQGTEPCVPLKLTRIAAVEDMTVRTFFLGDQRVVPTGGYKHVTLNDARLDWTNLGQNYDLAVSRAVDSPAANGRAFITEYAGPTNVVSSSGISQSNWDGVILKTLEPEAVVARLQAWNLLDCFSAASCTSPHPLVFPLLDRYLPPPAGVSPEEYYSCLSCYPGADLSAWNADAFGDDFDELVATPAQHATEVLLGNVYLTRMLTRISPEEMTEDPMFLEWPKPLPDVSNQLSAVRTTRCDGNLVTTTSTGRRVAGTSAPGDLPTDLPWASSVEEFTQGGEYLLLVDNDDEIDSALAGYNQRVAPESATSASGLGDETNASCGCTLPAKRASHGILLALLGALGLLRRATRTRVRRATKT, via the coding sequence ATGCGCGCTTGGGCTCGGGTGTGTTTGGGGTTGTCGGTGCTGGCAGCGGCGGGCAGCGCGCCGTCACGGGCGGAGGCTTGCGGCGGCACCTTCTGCGATCAGGCTCCGCCTGGCCAGCCGCCGATGCCCGTCGATCAGACTGGCGAGAACGTGCTGTTCGTGATGCAGAACGGCTTCGTCGAGGCGCACATCCAGATCCAGTACCAGGGTGACCCCGCGCGCTTCGCCTGGATCATCCCCATCCCGGTCGAGCCCGAGCTGAGCGTCGGCTCGCAGCTGCTGTTCACGAACCTGATGAACGGCACGGTCCCCACCTTCACCACCACGAACAGCTTCCAGAGCTGCGGCAGCGACACGAGCTCCGGGAGCTCCAGCGCCGGCTGCGCCATGTCCAGCGCCGACAGCGCCGGCGGCTCCTTCGTGCCCAGCAGCGGCGCGGGCGGCGCCGGGCCAAACACCAAGGCGCCCACCATCGTCGGGCGCCAGGCCGTCGGCAACTTCGAGACGTTGACCCTGAAGCCGACGGACGCCAAGGGCATGCTCGACTGGCTGGTGCAGAACAACTACGACGCCGACCAGGCCGACGCCGAGCCCATCCTGAAGGAGTACATCGACAAGAAGTACGTGTTCGTGGCGTTGAAGCTCCAGCCGAACACCGGCGTCGACGAGATCCACCCCATCGTCGTGCGCTACCAGGGCACCGAGCCCTGCGTGCCGCTGAAGCTCACGCGCATCGCCGCCGTCGAAGACATGACGGTGCGCACGTTCTTCCTCGGCGATCAGCGCGTGGTGCCGACCGGCGGCTACAAGCACGTCACCCTGAACGACGCCCGCCTCGACTGGACCAACCTGGGCCAGAACTACGACCTGGCCGTGTCGCGCGCTGTGGACAGCCCCGCCGCCAACGGCCGCGCCTTCATCACCGAATACGCCGGTCCGACCAACGTGGTCAGCTCGTCGGGCATTTCCCAGTCGAACTGGGACGGCGTCATCCTGAAGACGCTCGAGCCGGAGGCGGTGGTGGCGCGGCTGCAAGCCTGGAACCTGCTCGACTGCTTCTCCGCCGCGAGCTGCACCTCGCCGCACCCGCTGGTGTTCCCGCTCCTGGACCGCTACCTGCCACCGCCCGCCGGCGTGTCGCCGGAGGAGTACTACTCGTGTTTGAGCTGTTACCCCGGCGCGGATCTGAGCGCCTGGAACGCCGACGCCTTCGGCGACGACTTCGACGAGCTGGTCGCCACCCCCGCGCAGCACGCCACCGAGGTCTTGCTGGGCAACGTCTACCTGACGCGCATGCTGACGCGCATCTCGCCCGAGGAGATGACCGAAGATCCGATGTTCCTCGAGTGGCCGAAGCCGCTGCCGGACGTCTCCAATCAGCTCTCGGCCGTGCGCACCACCCGCTGCGACGGCAACCTCGTCACCACCACGAGCACCGGGCGCAGGGTCGCGGGCACCTCGGCCCCGGGCGACCTGCCCACCGATCTGCCTTGGGCGTCGAGCGTGGAGGAGTTCACCCAAGGGGGCGAGTACCTGCTGCTCGTGGACAACGACGACGAGATCGACTCGGCGCTCGCCGGTTACAACCAGAGGGTCGCGCCCGAGAGCGCGACCAGCGCGAGCGGCCTGGGTGACGAGACCAATGCGTCCTGCGGCTGCACGCTGCCCGCGAAGCGCGCGAGCCACGGCATCCTGCTCGCTCTCCTGGGCGCGCTCGGCCTACTGAGGAGAGCGACGCGAACGCGCGTTCGGCGCGCAACCAAGACCTGA
- a CDS encoding SDR family oxidoreductase: MSELRFDNRVAIVTGAGGGLGRAHALLLAKRGAKVVVNDLGGTMDGTGGGGSSAADKVVEEIKAAGGQAVASYDGVDTWEGAQKIVAKAKEAFGKLDIVINNAGILRDVSFLKMTDEDWDKVLRVHLTGTMYVSKAAWPLLRENNYGRVVNTTSAAGLYGNFGQANYSSAKLGIVGLSKTLAHEGAKYNIKVNVIAPIAKSRMTETVMPPNVLEKLAPEYVSALVAYLVSDKCEDSAQVYAVGGGYFSRVAVMEAEGIGLPVEKVSPEAVAEQWAKINDMTGAKAYGNAMEAAGAAMKFAMM, from the coding sequence ATGTCCGAGCTTCGTTTCGACAATCGAGTCGCAATCGTCACGGGTGCCGGTGGTGGTCTGGGGCGCGCGCACGCGCTTCTGCTCGCCAAGCGCGGAGCCAAGGTCGTGGTCAACGATCTCGGCGGTACCATGGACGGCACGGGCGGCGGCGGCAGCTCCGCGGCCGACAAGGTGGTCGAGGAGATCAAGGCGGCGGGCGGCCAGGCCGTGGCCAGCTACGACGGCGTGGACACCTGGGAGGGCGCCCAAAAGATCGTGGCCAAGGCCAAGGAAGCCTTCGGCAAGCTCGACATCGTGATCAACAACGCCGGCATCTTGCGCGACGTCTCGTTCCTGAAGATGACCGACGAGGACTGGGACAAGGTGCTGCGCGTGCACCTGACCGGCACCATGTACGTGAGCAAGGCCGCCTGGCCGCTGCTCCGCGAGAACAACTACGGCCGCGTGGTGAACACCACCAGCGCTGCGGGCCTGTACGGCAACTTCGGCCAGGCCAACTACAGCTCGGCGAAGCTCGGCATCGTCGGCCTGAGCAAGACGCTGGCCCACGAGGGCGCCAAGTACAACATCAAGGTCAACGTCATCGCGCCCATCGCCAAGAGCCGCATGACCGAGACCGTGATGCCGCCGAACGTGCTGGAGAAGCTCGCGCCGGAGTACGTGTCCGCGCTGGTCGCCTACCTGGTCTCCGACAAGTGCGAGGACAGCGCGCAGGTCTACGCGGTCGGCGGCGGCTACTTCTCGCGGGTGGCCGTGATGGAAGCCGAAGGCATCGGCCTGCCGGTGGAGAAGGTCAGCCCCGAGGCGGTCGCCGAACAGTGGGCGAAGATCAACGACATGACCGGCGCCAAGGCCTACGGGAACGCGATGGAGGCCGCCGGAGCGGCGATGAAGTTCGCGATGATGTGA
- a CDS encoding NAD(P)-dependent oxidoreductase codes for MADLKGKTLFITGASRGIGKAIALRAARDGANVAVAAKTAEAHPKLPGTVFSAVEEIEAAGGKGLACITDIRFEEQVLEAVKRTVDTFGGIDILVNNASAISLTGTLATPMKRYDLMHQINTRGTFLCSQACIPQLKKAKNPHILNLSPPLNMEARWFGPHVAYTMAKFGMSMCVLGMADEFASDGIAVNALWPRTAIATAAVQNLLGGDDAVSRCRKPEIMADAAYWILTQPSRAYTGRFAIDEDVLRAAGVTDFDQYANAPGTELLPDFFV; via the coding sequence ATGGCAGATCTGAAAGGCAAGACGCTCTTCATCACCGGCGCCAGCCGGGGCATCGGCAAGGCCATCGCCCTCCGGGCGGCCCGGGATGGCGCGAACGTCGCCGTCGCGGCCAAGACGGCTGAGGCGCACCCCAAGCTCCCGGGCACGGTGTTCAGCGCGGTGGAGGAGATCGAGGCGGCCGGCGGCAAGGGCCTGGCCTGCATCACCGACATCCGCTTCGAAGAGCAGGTGCTCGAGGCGGTCAAGCGCACGGTGGACACCTTCGGCGGCATCGACATCCTGGTCAACAACGCCAGCGCCATCAGCCTGACGGGCACGCTCGCGACCCCGATGAAGCGCTACGACCTGATGCACCAGATCAACACGCGCGGCACCTTCCTGTGCTCGCAGGCCTGCATCCCGCAGCTGAAGAAGGCCAAGAACCCTCACATCCTGAACCTGTCGCCGCCGCTGAACATGGAGGCACGCTGGTTCGGGCCGCACGTGGCCTACACCATGGCCAAGTTCGGCATGAGCATGTGCGTGCTGGGCATGGCGGACGAGTTCGCGAGCGACGGCATCGCCGTCAACGCGCTCTGGCCCCGGACGGCCATCGCCACCGCCGCGGTGCAGAACCTCCTGGGCGGCGACGACGCCGTGAGTCGCTGCCGCAAGCCCGAGATCATGGCCGACGCGGCCTACTGGATCCTGACGCAGCCCAGCCGCGCGTACACCGGCCGCTTCGCCATCGACGAGGACGTGCTCCGCGCCGCAGGCGTGACTGACTTCGATCAGTACGCCAACGCGCCGGGGACCGAGCTCCTGCCCGACTTCTTCGTGTAG